In a genomic window of Phacochoerus africanus isolate WHEZ1 chromosome 6, ROS_Pafr_v1, whole genome shotgun sequence:
- the TMEM249 gene encoding cation channel sperm-associated auxiliary subunit TMEM249 encodes MGFTGSAGKSSSWRGQPVTPWRRRGDHPAGPSRTRLPELLEPRQPHLDGHLVWLPCHCLSVSFPTAVLEAVFSRYSPPARLWAAGSGHRRRPADRLYLTQVPKSRISSLPTTSGGKPFQLWALGLFCTERNLAKRLKSNCFYPFTQLQPNVFVLEYYLDTLWKGTLLFAVCLLLISFGLVSQVQKQETWGFPAFGMGVGLWLTISSLPRRRLVLNHTLGMYHFSIQGRTVCQGPMHLVYVRLALSSDAYGRCFFQLVLSGHKLEPLVLVQLSERYEQMEYLGRHIARKLNINYFDCLATSYRHVVRHWPQGATFSPYIMPRKTGAKDKPSFQSDQDVWRRQPAPTAPSSPGLHCPFPSNLPPPPLP; translated from the exons ATGGGGTTCACT GGATCAGCTGGGAAGAGCAGCTCTTGGCGGGGCCAGCCTGTGACTCCCTGGAGAAGAAGGGGTGACCATCCGGCCGGCCCTTCTAGAACCCGCCTCCCAGAGCTTCTAGAACCCCGGCAGCCCCATCTGGACGGCCACCTGGTGTGGCTCCCCTGCCACTGCCTGAGCGTCTCCTTCCCGACCGCGGTGCTGGAGGCTGTTTTCTCCCGGTACTCTCCTCCAGCGCGGCTGTGGGCAGCGGGCAGTGGCCACAGACGCCGCCCAGCCGACCGTCTGTACCTGACCCAGGTCCCCAAGAGCCGGATCAGCAGCCTGCCCACGACCTCGGGCGGCAAGCCCTTCCAACTCTGGGCCCTAGGACTCTTCTGTACCGAGCGAAACCTGGCCAAGCGCCTCAAGAGCAATTGTTTCTACCCGTTCACGCAGCTGCAGCCCAACG TCTTCGTGCTCGAGTACTACCTGGACACGCTGTGGAAGGGGACTCTGCTCTTCGCCGTCTGCCTCTTGCTCATCAGCTTCGGCCTCGTGAGCCAG GTGCAGAAGCAGGAGACTTGGGGCTTCCCTGCCTTCGGCATGGGCGTGGGCCTGTGGCTCACGATCTCGTCGCTGCCGCGGCGCCGCCTAGTGCTGAACCACACGCTCGGCATGTACCACTTCTCCATCCAGGGCCGCACCGTGTGTCAGGGCCCCATGCACCTGGTCTATGTGCGCCTGGCGCTCAGCTCCGATG CCTATGGGAGGTGCTTCTTCCAGCTGGTTCTGAGCGGCCACAAGCTGGAGCCGCTGGTGCTGGTGCAGCTGTCTGAGCGCTACGAG CAAATGGAATACCTGGGCCGTCACATCGCCCGCAAGCTCAACATTAACTATTTCGACTGTCTGGCCACATCGTACCGGCACGTCGTCCGCCACTGGCCACAGGGGGCCACCTTCAGCCCCTACATCATGCCCCGCAAGACTGGTGCCAAAGACAAGCCAAGCTTTCAGTCCGACCAGGATGTATGGCGCCGCCAGCCAGCACCCACCGCTCCCTCCAGCCCAGGACTGCATTGTCCCTTCCCCTCCAATCTCCCTCCTCCACCACTGCCCTAA
- the SLC52A2 gene encoding solute carrier family 52, riboflavin transporter, member 2: MAAPPLGRLVLTHLLVALFGMGSWAAINGIWVELPVVVKVLPEGWSLPSYLSVLVALGNLGLLVVTLWRRLAPGKGERAPIQVVQALSVVGTALLAPLWQVVAGQVHSVAFLALTFVLALACCASNVTYLPFLSRLPPPFLRSFFLGQGLSALLPCVLALGQGVGRLECPPAPANGTPGPPLDFPERFSASAFFGALTALLVISAAAFQGLLLLLPSLASIPTEGPGTGLRGGAPGVEEEEEEEASPLQEPPSQAAGNTPSPDPAAHRLLSARGACLLGLLATTSALTNGVLPAVQSYSSLPYGRLAYHLAVVLGSAANPLACFLAMGILCRSLAGLGGLSLLGTLFGAYLMALAILSPCPPLVGTSAGVVLVVVLWALCLGVFSYVKVAASSLLHGGGPPALLAAGVAIQVGSLLGAVTMFPPTSIYRVFQSRKDCVDPCGP; this comes from the exons ATGGCAGCACCCCCGCTGGGCCGTCTGGTGCTGACCCACCTTCTGGTAGCCCTCTTTGGCATGGGCTCATGGGCAGCCATCAACGGGATCTGGGTGGAGCTGCCTGTTGTGGTGAAAGTCCTTCCAGAGG GATGGAGTCTCCCCTCGTACCTCTCTGTGCTCGTGGCACTGGGAAACCTGGGCCTGCTGGTGGTGACCCTGTGGAGGCGGCTGGCCCCGGGCAAGGGCGAGCGGGCCCCCATCCAGGTGGTGCAGGCACTGAGTGTGGTGGGCACAGCCCTGCTGGCCCCACTGTGGCAAGTGGTGGCAGGACAGGTGCACTCCGTGGCCTTCCTGGCCCTGACCTTTGTGTTGGCGCTGGCCTGCTGCGCCTCCAACGTCACTTATCTGCCCTTCCTGAGCCGCTTGCCGCCTCCCTTCTTGCGTTCCTTCTTCCTGGGTCAGGGCCTCAGTGCCCTGCTGCCCTGTGTGCTGGCCCTAGGACAGGGTGTGGGCCGCCTCGAGTGCCCGCCGGCTCCCGCCAATGGCACCCCAGGCCCCCCCCTGGACTTCCCAGAGCGTTTTTCTGCCAGCGCCTTCTTTGGGGCCTTGACTGCCCTACTGGTCATTTCAGCTGCCGCCTTCCAGGGCCTCCTGCTGTTGTTACCATCACTGGCATCTATCCCCACAGAGGGCCCAGGGACTGGCCTGCGGGGGGGCGCCCCaggagtggaggaggaggaagaggaagaggcctCGCCGCTGCAAGAGCCACCTAGTCAGGCAGCAGGCAACACCCCCAGCCCAGACCCTGCAGCCCATCGGCTGCTCTCCGCCCGTGGTGCCTGCCTGCTGGGCCTGCTGGCCACCACCAGTGCTCTGACCAACGGCGTGTTGCCTGCCGTGCAGAGCTACTCGAGCTTGCCCTATGGGCGCTTGGCCTACCACTTGGCCGTGGTGCTGGGAAGTGCCGCCAACCCCCTCGCCTGCTTCCTGGCCATGGGCATTCTATGCAG GTCCCTGGCAGGGCTGGGTGGTCTCTCTCTGCTTGGCACACTCTTTGGGGCCTACCTGATGGCACTGGCAATCCTgagcccctgcccacccctggtGGGCACCTCTGCAGGGGTGGTCCTTGTG GTGGTGTTGTGGGCTCTGTGTCTGGGCGTGTTCTCGTACGTGAAGGTGGCTGCCAGCTCCCTGCTGCATGGGGGCGGCCCGCCGGCATTGTTGGCAGCTGGCGTGGCCATCCAGGTGGGCTCCCTGCTCGGTGCTGTCACCATGTTCCCGCCCACCAGCATCTACCGCGTGTTCCAGAGCAGGAAGGACTGTGTGGACCCCTGTGGACCCTGA
- the FBXL6 gene encoding F-box/LRR-repeat protein 6 isoform X1 has translation MRRGPCNSRSGTTRSVTRGSAVPPRSWAPPPAQGRGPRPEPVGSGKAVKPERGLQLTGPDTGEADTGEPPAGAPTAWPSPGNPVSEVGPGPRPRPLQDGPRLRAMVPALPRQGPPLPPRWAELGASGVEMAPAGSRRARRAVRFAQPAENWWWDRLAPSGSGYHLLQSDSMLLVIPGPGPARPRGQRRAARRAKRLRPPGSRAAETKAKPGASPAPAPAPAPAPQQVPDPGWGDRIPLEILLQIFGLLVVDGPMPFLGRAARVCRRWHEAASQPVLWHTLTLSPPLAGRRAKSGAKAEKKLLASLQWLMPNRFSQLQRLTLIHWKSQVHSVLKLVSEFCPQLAFLRLSDCHGVTPDTLIMLARACPQLHSLDLQHSMVESTAVVSFLEEAGPRMRKLWLTYSSQTTAILGALLGSCPQLQVLEVSTGITDNHTPLQLPVEALQRGCPRLQVLRLLNLMWLPKPSGRAVTPGPGFPGLEELCLASSTCNFVTNEVLDRLLHGSPNLRLLDLRGCLRVTPAGLCELPCQELEELHLGLYGMSDRLTLAKEGSPLLTQKWGHTLRELDLCGQGFSEKDLEQALAAFSGTPVGSHLALCSLNLRGTRVTPSTVSSVISNCPGLRYLNLESCRCLPRGLKRAYRGPEEIRWCLEQLLTSLPAPS, from the exons ATGCGCCGGGGTCCCTGCAACTCCCGGTCGGGCACCACGCGCTCCGTGACCCGAGGGTCAGCAGTCCCGCCACGCTCGTGGGCCCCGCCTCCAGCACAGGGTCGCGGCCCCAGACCAGAACCGGTGGGGTCGGGAAAGGCAGTCAAGCCCGAGAGAGGACTGCAACTCACCGGTCCGGACACGGGAGAGGCGGACACGGGAGAGCCACCCGCGGGCGCGCCCACGGCATGGCCCAGCCCCGGAAACCCCGTATCGGAAGTCGGCCCCGGGCCCAGACCCCGCCCCCTGCAGGACGGACCTCGCCTGCGCGCAATGGTCCCCGCTCTTCCACGGCAAGGCCCGCCCCTTCCGCCTCGCTGGGCGGAGCTTGGAGCGTCCGGAGTGGAGATGGCGCCCGCGGGGTCCCGGCGGGCCCGGCGCGCGGTCCGGTTCGCGCAGCCGGCTGAGAACTGGTGGTGGGATCGGCTGGCGCCGAGCGGCTCCGGATACCATTTGCTGCAATCGGACAGCATGCTGCTGGTGATTCCAGGCCCGGGGCCCGCCCGTCCTCGCGGGCAGAGGCGCGCTGCCCGCCGCGCTAAGCGGCTGCGACCCCCAGGGTCCCGCGCCGCCGAGACCAAAGCCAAGCCCGGGGCCTCGCCTGCGCCCGCGCCCGCCCCCGCGCCCGCGCCGCAGCAGGTGCCCGACCCGGGCTGGGGCGACCGCATTCCCTTGGAAATCCTGTTGCAGATTTTCGGCCTGCTGGTGGTGGACGGGCCCATGCCCTTCCTCGGCAG GGCTGCACGTGTGTGCCGCCGCTGGCATGAGGCCGCCTCCCAGCCCGTTCTCTGGCACACCCTGACCCTGTCACCCCCGCTGGCAGGCCGCCGGGCCAAGAGTGGAGCCAAGGCGGAGAAGAAGCTCCTGGCTTCCCTGCAGTGGCTTATGCCAAATCG GTTCTCACAGCTCCAGAGGCTGACTCTCATCCACTGGAAGTCCCAGGTGCACTCTGTGTTGAAG CTGGTTAGCGAGTTCTGTCCCCAGCTCGCCTTCCTCAGGCTTTCTGACTGCCACGGTGTGACCCCTGACACTCTGATCATGCTAGCCAGAGCCTGCCCCCAGCTCCACAGCCTGGATTTACAGCACTCCATG GTGGAGTCCACGGCTGTTGTAAGCTTCTTGGAGGAGGCGGGACCCCGGATGCGGAAGCTGTGGCTGACCTACAGCTCTCAGACAACAGCTATCTTGGGTGCACTGCTG GGCAGCTGCCCACAGCTCCAGGTCCTGGAGGTGAGCACTGGCATCACCGACAACCACACTCCCCTCCAGCTGCCTGTCGAGGCTCTGCAGAGAGGCTGCCCCCGGCTACAG GTGCTGCGGTTGCTGAACCTGATGTGGCTGCCCAAGCCTTCCGGACGAGCTGtgactcctggcccaggcttCCCCGGCCTTGAGGAGCTCTGCCTCGCCAGCTCCACCTGCAACTTTGTGACCAATGAGGTCCTGGATCGCCTGCTCCATGGCTCCCCTAACCTGCGCTTGCTGGATCTTCGTGGCTGTCTTCGAGTTACACCTGCTGGCCTGTGTGAGCTGCCATGTCAGG AGCTGGAGGAGCTTCACCTGGGCCTGTATGGCATGTCGGATCGGCTGACTTTAGCAAAGGAGGGCAGCCCTCTGTTGACCCAGAAGTGGGGTCACACTCTGCGGGAACTGGACTTGTGTGGCCAGGGCTTCAGCGAGAAGGACCTGGAGCAGGCCTTAGCTGCCTTCTCAGGCACCCCTGTGGGTTCACATCTGGCCCTGTGCTCCCTCAACCTCAGGGGCACCCGGGTCACACCAAGCACAGTCAG ctCAGTGATCAGCAACTGCCCAGGTCTGCGGTACCTCAACCTGGAGTCCTGCCGCTGCCTTCCGAGGGGCCTGAAACGGGCCTACAGGGGCCCAGAGGAAATCCGGTGGTGCCTGGAGCAACTGCTCACCAGCCTACCCGCTCCAAGCTAG
- the FBXL6 gene encoding F-box/LRR-repeat protein 6 isoform X2 — MRRGPCNSRSGTTRSVTRGSAVPPRSWAPPPAQGRGPRPEPVGSGKAVKPERGLQLTGPDTGEADTGEPPAGAPTAWPSPGNPVSEVGPGPRPRPLQDGPRLRAMVPALPRQGPPLPPRWAELGASGVEMAPAGSRRARRAVRFAQPAENWWWDRLAPSGSGYHLLQSDSMLLVIPGPGPARPRGQRRAARRAKRLRPPGSRAAETKAKPGASPAPAPAPAPAPQQVPDPGWGDRIPLEILLQIFGLLVVDGPMPFLGRAARVCRRWHEAASQPVLWHTLTLSPPLAGRRAKSGAKAEKKLLASLQWLMPNRFSQLQRLTLIHWKSQVHSVLKLVSEFCPQLAFLRLSDCHGVTPDTLIMLARACPQLHSLDLQHSMVESTAVVSFLEEAGPRMRKLWLTYSSQTTAILGALLGSCPQLQVLEVSTGITDNHTPLQLPVEALQRGCPRLQVLRLLNLMWLPKPSGRAVTPGPGFPGLEELCLASSTCNFVTNEVLDRLLHGSPNLRLLDLRGCLRVTPAGL, encoded by the exons ATGCGCCGGGGTCCCTGCAACTCCCGGTCGGGCACCACGCGCTCCGTGACCCGAGGGTCAGCAGTCCCGCCACGCTCGTGGGCCCCGCCTCCAGCACAGGGTCGCGGCCCCAGACCAGAACCGGTGGGGTCGGGAAAGGCAGTCAAGCCCGAGAGAGGACTGCAACTCACCGGTCCGGACACGGGAGAGGCGGACACGGGAGAGCCACCCGCGGGCGCGCCCACGGCATGGCCCAGCCCCGGAAACCCCGTATCGGAAGTCGGCCCCGGGCCCAGACCCCGCCCCCTGCAGGACGGACCTCGCCTGCGCGCAATGGTCCCCGCTCTTCCACGGCAAGGCCCGCCCCTTCCGCCTCGCTGGGCGGAGCTTGGAGCGTCCGGAGTGGAGATGGCGCCCGCGGGGTCCCGGCGGGCCCGGCGCGCGGTCCGGTTCGCGCAGCCGGCTGAGAACTGGTGGTGGGATCGGCTGGCGCCGAGCGGCTCCGGATACCATTTGCTGCAATCGGACAGCATGCTGCTGGTGATTCCAGGCCCGGGGCCCGCCCGTCCTCGCGGGCAGAGGCGCGCTGCCCGCCGCGCTAAGCGGCTGCGACCCCCAGGGTCCCGCGCCGCCGAGACCAAAGCCAAGCCCGGGGCCTCGCCTGCGCCCGCGCCCGCCCCCGCGCCCGCGCCGCAGCAGGTGCCCGACCCGGGCTGGGGCGACCGCATTCCCTTGGAAATCCTGTTGCAGATTTTCGGCCTGCTGGTGGTGGACGGGCCCATGCCCTTCCTCGGCAG GGCTGCACGTGTGTGCCGCCGCTGGCATGAGGCCGCCTCCCAGCCCGTTCTCTGGCACACCCTGACCCTGTCACCCCCGCTGGCAGGCCGCCGGGCCAAGAGTGGAGCCAAGGCGGAGAAGAAGCTCCTGGCTTCCCTGCAGTGGCTTATGCCAAATCG GTTCTCACAGCTCCAGAGGCTGACTCTCATCCACTGGAAGTCCCAGGTGCACTCTGTGTTGAAG CTGGTTAGCGAGTTCTGTCCCCAGCTCGCCTTCCTCAGGCTTTCTGACTGCCACGGTGTGACCCCTGACACTCTGATCATGCTAGCCAGAGCCTGCCCCCAGCTCCACAGCCTGGATTTACAGCACTCCATG GTGGAGTCCACGGCTGTTGTAAGCTTCTTGGAGGAGGCGGGACCCCGGATGCGGAAGCTGTGGCTGACCTACAGCTCTCAGACAACAGCTATCTTGGGTGCACTGCTG GGCAGCTGCCCACAGCTCCAGGTCCTGGAGGTGAGCACTGGCATCACCGACAACCACACTCCCCTCCAGCTGCCTGTCGAGGCTCTGCAGAGAGGCTGCCCCCGGCTACAG GTGCTGCGGTTGCTGAACCTGATGTGGCTGCCCAAGCCTTCCGGACGAGCTGtgactcctggcccaggcttCCCCGGCCTTGAGGAGCTCTGCCTCGCCAGCTCCACCTGCAACTTTGTGACCAATGAGGTCCTGGATCGCCTGCTCCATGGCTCCCCTAACCTGCGCTTGCTGGATCTTCGTGGCTGTCTTCGAGTTACACCTGCTGGCCTGT AG